One segment of Clostridium botulinum DNA contains the following:
- a CDS encoding dicarboxylate/amino acid:cation symporter gives MKFIKNYKYSIILLLSILLGGVIGLIMGENAKIFEPLGKLFLNMIFTALVPIVFFSISSSIANMESSKKLGKLLGITVTVFGTTALISGILGVISFKLFDPTKGLDLSTFGNLINSNQNETMNSVGILEKIVSSISVGDFSELLTRSNLLAMILFSIIVGFATMLCKEEGKVFAKFLNSGAAVTMKIISIIMYYAPIGLGAYFASIIGELGGQILTGYLKVFVLYTVLSILYFGVFFTIYAYIAGGKRGIKSFWKNSVEPSVTAVATCSSAACIPVNIKAAKKMGVPDSIAKIIMPIGVNIHKDGSVIGGVYKIMFLFGIFGRDMESISSLIIILILGLLIGAVVGAVPGGGAIGEMLILSMFNFPQEALAIMLVIATIIDIPATLLNSSGNTVCTMMISKFMGNKQNEI, from the coding sequence TTGAAATTTATAAAAAACTATAAATATTCAATAATTTTATTACTATCAATTCTACTTGGCGGTGTTATAGGACTTATAATGGGGGAAAATGCAAAAATATTTGAACCATTGGGAAAATTATTTTTAAATATGATATTTACAGCATTAGTACCAATTGTATTTTTTAGTATATCGTCATCAATAGCTAATATGGAGAGTTCTAAGAAGCTAGGTAAACTGTTAGGGATAACTGTTACAGTATTTGGAACAACTGCTCTTATTTCAGGAATATTAGGTGTTATTAGTTTTAAATTATTTGATCCTACAAAAGGTTTAGATTTATCTACATTTGGAAACTTAATTAACTCTAATCAAAATGAAACTATGAATTCAGTTGGAATATTAGAAAAGATTGTATCTAGTATCAGTGTTGGTGATTTTTCAGAACTTTTAACAAGAAGTAACTTACTGGCAATGATTTTATTTTCGATAATAGTAGGATTTGCTACAATGCTTTGTAAAGAAGAAGGAAAAGTATTTGCAAAATTTTTAAATAGTGGTGCAGCAGTAACAATGAAAATTATAAGTATAATAATGTATTATGCACCAATTGGGCTTGGAGCATATTTTGCAAGCATAATAGGAGAATTAGGTGGTCAAATTTTAACAGGGTACTTGAAAGTATTTGTACTATATACTGTTCTTTCAATATTGTATTTCGGTGTATTTTTTACAATATATGCATATATAGCAGGCGGGAAAAGGGGAATTAAAAGTTTTTGGAAGAATTCAGTTGAACCATCAGTAACAGCAGTAGCAACATGTTCAAGTGCTGCATGTATACCTGTGAATATAAAAGCAGCTAAAAAGATGGGGGTACCAGATAGTATAGCAAAGATAATAATGCCCATAGGTGTTAATATTCATAAAGATGGCTCAGTTATAGGGGGAGTATATAAAATTATGTTTCTATTTGGAATATTCGGACGTGATATGGAAAGTATAAGTTCATTAATAATTATATTAATTTTAGGATTATTAATTGGAGCTGTTGTAGGTGCTGTACCAGGCGGTGGAGCAATTGGAGAAATGCTTATATTAAGTATGTTTAATTTCCCACAAGAAGCACTTGCAATAATGCTTGTAATAGCTACAATAATTGATATTCCAGCTACATTGTTAAATTCATCTGGTAATACTGTTTGTACAATGATGATTTCAAAATTTATGGGGAATAAACAAAATGAAATATAA
- a CDS encoding AraC family transcriptional regulator, with product MNTIDYGNKSGYLYSDFKLFHIKDKKNQEFEFHYHEFNKIIIFLSGKVTYLIEGKAYYLKPWDILLVNNHDVHKPLIDSSEAYERIVIWVNSNFIESHNYNNCDLMTCFKLANKKSFNLIRLDIKLQNSLKNIISSLESSLNSNDFGCKLLNNSLFIQFLIYLNRIYLEDMFISDESSLKYDKQIEEILKYINNNISKDLSIEFLAKEFFISKYYLMHKFKKETGYTLHNYILQKRLLIAKDLIENGEAVLKAATKCGFNDYSSFLRSFKKLFNKSPSELLIK from the coding sequence ATGAATACAATTGATTACGGAAATAAATCTGGATACTTGTACAGTGATTTTAAATTATTTCATATAAAAGATAAGAAAAATCAAGAATTTGAATTCCACTACCATGAGTTCAATAAAATAATTATATTTTTATCCGGAAAAGTAACTTATTTAATAGAAGGCAAAGCTTATTATCTAAAACCTTGGGATATACTTCTTGTAAATAATCATGATGTACATAAACCATTGATAGATTCATCCGAAGCTTATGAAAGAATAGTAATTTGGGTTAATTCAAATTTTATAGAATCTCACAATTATAATAATTGTGATTTAATGACTTGTTTTAAATTAGCTAATAAAAAGAGCTTTAATCTTATTAGACTTGATATCAAATTACAGAACTCATTAAAAAATATTATTAGCTCATTAGAGTCTTCATTAAATTCAAATGATTTTGGATGTAAACTTTTAAATAATTCATTATTTATTCAGTTCTTAATTTATTTAAATAGAATTTACTTAGAAGACATGTTTATAAGTGATGAATCTTCTCTTAAATATGACAAGCAAATTGAAGAAATATTAAAATATATCAATAATAATATTTCAAAAGATCTTTCTATTGAATTTTTAGCAAAAGAGTTTTTTATAAGTAAATATTATTTAATGCATAAATTTAAAAAGGAAACCGGCTATACGCTTCATAATTATATATTACAAAAAAGGTTATTAATAGCAAAGGACCTTATAGAAAATGGTGAAGCTGTTTTAAAAGCAGCTACTAAATGTGGATTTAATGATTATTCTAGTTTCCTACGTTCTTTTAAAAAATTATTTAATAAATCACCAAGTGAACTTTTAATTAAATAA
- a CDS encoding RelA/SpoT domain-containing protein has translation MKKDFNIDEFLLEYPQINKTIEKYKINMENMKAIYNDYIEYKDSYENQAGFIANILRSQEVIHSVKSRVKEPIRLIEKIIRKTEDRKEKYGDDFEFTIDNYKQEINDLIGIRVIHIFKEQWREIHEYIINTWKVVEITANVRDGDNIEVFEELDIKVRSRASGYRSVHYLVEFCPTNEKVVAEIQVRTIFEEGYGEIDHILRYSHNEIPEILKSNLLLFNRIVGSADEMASLVNNLSKEWCEKEKNYKKMIEEQDAEINRLKNKMTWIDVE, from the coding sequence ATGAAAAAGGATTTTAATATAGATGAATTTTTATTAGAGTATCCACAGATAAATAAAACAATAGAGAAATATAAGATTAATATGGAAAACATGAAAGCGATATATAATGATTATATTGAGTATAAAGATTCCTATGAAAATCAAGCAGGATTTATAGCTAATATATTACGTTCTCAAGAAGTTATACATTCAGTAAAATCAAGAGTTAAAGAGCCTATTAGGCTTATAGAAAAAATCATAAGAAAAACTGAAGATAGAAAAGAAAAATATGGTGATGATTTTGAATTTACAATAGATAACTACAAACAAGAAATAAATGATTTAATTGGAATAAGGGTTATACATATATTTAAGGAGCAGTGGAGAGAAATACATGAGTACATAATAAACACATGGAAAGTAGTAGAAATAACTGCTAATGTTAGAGATGGAGATAATATTGAGGTCTTCGAGGAATTAGATATAAAAGTAAGATCAAGGGCATCAGGATATCGTTCAGTACACTATTTAGTTGAGTTTTGTCCAACAAATGAAAAAGTAGTTGCAGAAATTCAAGTTAGAACAATATTTGAAGAAGGATATGGAGAGATAGATCATATTTTAAGGTATTCACATAATGAAATTCCAGAAATTTTAAAATCAAATTTATTATTATTTAACAGAATAGTTGGAAGTGCAGATGAAATGGCATCATTAGTTAATAATTTAAGTAAAGAATGGTGTGAAAAAGAGAAAAACTATAAAAAAATGATAGAAGAGCAAGATGCCGAAATAAATAGATTAAAAAATAAAATGACATGGATAGATGTAGAATAA